From a region of the Candidatus Abyssobacteria bacterium SURF_5 genome:
- the tuf gene encoding elongation factor Tu (EF-Tu; promotes GTP-dependent binding of aminoacyl-tRNA to the A-site of ribosomes during protein biosynthesis; when the tRNA anticodon matches the mRNA codon, GTP hydrolysis results; the inactive EF-Tu-GDP leaves the ribosome and release of GDP is promoted by elongation factor Ts; many prokaryotes have two copies of the gene encoding EF-Tu), whose product MAKQKFERTKPHVNVGTIGHVDHGKTTLTSAITRCLSNKGLADVKKFEDIDNAPEERERG is encoded by the coding sequence ATGGCCAAGCAAAAATTCGAGCGGACGAAGCCGCACGTAAATGTAGGCACCATTGGACACGTGGATCACGGGAAGACCACCTTGACATCGGCGATCACGCGGTGCCTGTCGAATAAAGGGCTTGCGGACGTAAAGAAATTCGAGGACATCGACAACGCGCCCGAAGAGCGGGAGCGGGGG